A part of Cervus elaphus chromosome 11, mCerEla1.1, whole genome shotgun sequence genomic DNA contains:
- the KCNF1 gene encoding potassium voltage-gated channel subfamily F member 1, with translation MDGTGERSLPEPGSQDSRAGDDIEIVVNVGGVRQVLYGDLLSRYPETRLAELIHCLAGGYDTIFSLCDDYDPGKREFYFDRDPDAFKCVIEVYYFGEVHMKKGICPICFKNEMDFWKVDLKFLDDCCKSHLSEKREELEEIARRVQLILDDLGVDTAEGRWRRCQKCVWKFLEKPESSCPARVVAVLSFLLILVSSVVMCMGTIPELQVLDAEGNRVEHPTLENVETACIGWFTLEYLLRLFSSPNKLHFALSFMNIVDVLAILPFYVSLTLTHLGARMMELTNVQQAVQALRIMRIARIFKLARHSSGLQTLTYALKRSFKELGLLLMYLAVGIFVFSALGYTMEQSHPETLFKSIPQSFWWAIITMTTVGYGDIYPKTTLGKLNAAISFLCGVIAIALPIHPIINNFVRYYNKQRVLETAARHELELMELNSGTSGEGKAGGSRGDLDHLPPPEPAGKEGPSWSSRLKLSHSDTFIPLLTEEKHHRTRLQSCK, from the coding sequence GTAGCCAGGACTCCCGGGCGGGCGACGACATCGAGATCGTGGTCAACGTGGGGGGCGTGCGGCAGGTGCTGTACGGAGACCTCCTGAGCCGGTACCCCGAGACCCGGCTGGCCGAGCTCATCCACTGCTTGGCCGGGGGCTACGACACCATCTTCTCCCTGTGCGACGACTACGACCCCGGGAAGCGCGAGTTCTACTTCGACAGGGACCCGGACGCCTTCAAATGTGTCATTGAGGTCTACTACTTCGGAGAGGTGCACATGAAGAAGGGCATCTGTCCCATCTGCTTCAAGAACGAGATGGACTTCTGGAAGGTGGACCTCAAGTTCCTAGACGACTGCTGCAAGAGCCATCTGAGCGAGAAGCGCGAGGAGCTGGAGGAGATCGCGCGCCGCGTGCAGCTCATCCTGGACGACCTGGGCGTGGACACGGCCGAGGGCCGCTGGCGCCGCTGCCAGAAGTGCGTCTGGAAGTTCCTGGAGAAGCCCGAGTCTTCGTGTCCAGCGCGCGTGGTGGCCGTGCTGTCCTTCCTGCTCATCCTCGTCTCGTCGGTGGTCATGTGCATGGGCACCATCCCAGAGCTGCAGGTCCTGGACGCCGAGGGCAACCGCGTGGAGCACCCGACGCTGGAGAACGTGGAGACGGCGTGCATCGGCTGGTTCACGCTGGAGTACCTGCTGCGCCTCTTCTCTTCGCCCAACAAGCTGCACTTCGCCCTGTCCTTCATGAACATCGTGGATGTGCTGGCCATCCTCCCGTTCTACGTGAGTCTCACGCTCACGCACCTGGGCGCCCGCATGATGGAGCTGACCAACGTGCAGCAGGCGGTGCAGGCCCTGCGGATCATGCGCATCGCCCGCATCTTCAAGCTGGCGCGCCACTCCTCCGGGCTGCAGACCCTCACTTACGCCCTCAAGCGCAGCTTCAAGGAACTGGGGCTGCTGCTCATGTACCTGGCCGTTGGCATCTTCGTCTTCTCCGCCCTGGGCTACACCATGGAGCAGAGCCACCCGGAGACCCTATTTAAGAGCATCCCCCAGTCCTTCTGGTGGGCCATCATCACCATGACCACGGTGGGCTACGGTGACATCTACCCCAAGACCACCCTGGGCAAGCTCAATGCGGCCATCAGCTTCCTGTGTGGGGTCATTGCCATTGCCCTGCCCATTCATCCCATCATCAACAACTTTGTCAGATACTACAACAAGCAGCGAGTCCTGGAGACGGCGGCCAGGCACGAGCTGGAGCTGATGGAGCTCAACTCCGGCACTTCCGGGGAGGGCAAGGCAGGGGGCTCCCGCGGCGACCTGGACCACCTCCCGCCGCCGGAGCCCGCCGGGAAGGAGGGTCCGAGCTGGAGCAGCCGGCTGAAGCTGTCCCACAGCGACACCTTCATCCCGCTGCTGACCGAGGAGAAGCACCATAGGACCCGGCTCCAGAGCTGCAAGTGA